Below is a window of Spelaeicoccus albus DNA.
ATTCGGCACGCACGGCGATCACGAAATTGTGCACGCTTCCCTTGCTGGCCGGCGACAACGTGTCATCGCGGTTCGTCGTCCCGACCGTCGCGGCATGCGTCGACGTCGTTGTGCACATGCGCTTGGACAAGTCCGGACGCCGGCGGGTCGCCGAGATCGCGGCAGTGCCCGGCCAGGTCGAGGGCGACGCCGTCGCCACCGAGACCCTGTTCGTCGAACGGTCGGGCGCACTCGTCAAGACCGGCGGCTTCACGGCGGCCGCCGAACGCTTCACGGCCGCCGATCAGGAGGCCGAGTGACCCATGGATCTATCGGTGCGGGCGCTGCTTGTCGGGCTACTCGGCGGCCTCGGCTTGTTCAGCATCTGGTGGTCGACGTGGACCCCGCGCCCGGCGAAACCACCTGAAGCCGGACAGCCGCCGTGGACCACGCGGGTTGAGGACACATTGCGGCAGGCCGGCGTCCCGCGCATGCACGCGTCCGGCTTGATCGGCACGTGCGGGGCATCGGGGTTCGTGGCCGCGGCCGGCGTGTTTCTGGCCACGGGGTCCGCCACGCTCGCGTGCTGCTTCGGCCTGATCGCGTCGGCCGCGCCGGCCTATTTTGTCCGGGCACGCGCCCGCAGCCGCCGGATCGCCGTCCGGGAACTATGGCCCGAAGCGATCGATCATCTGGCCGGTGCGGTTCGCGCCGGGCTCTCGCTGCCCGAGGCCCTCACGGCCCTTGCCGAACGCGGCCCGGCCGAGATGCGGGCCGACTTCGCCGTGTTCGCGGCCGAATACCGCGCAACCGGGCGGTTCGTCGTGGCCCTGGACGTCTTGAAACGCCATTTGGCCGATCCCACTGCCGATCGGGTCGTCGAAGCGCTGCGCCTGACGCGGGAGGTCGGCGGCACGGACCTCGGTTCGATGCTGCGCACGCTGTCGGCGTTCTTGCGGGAGGACGCTCGCACGCGGGCCGAGTTGGAGGCCAGGCAGAGCTGGACCGTCAACGGGGCCAAGCTCGCCGTCGCCGCCCCGTGGATCGTATTGGCCATGTTGTGTACGCGCCCCGAGGCAGTTGCGGCATACAGCTCGCGCGGCGGTGCGCTGCTGCTGGGCACCGGGCTCGGCGTGTCATTTGTGGCATACCGGGTGATGCGCCGAATCGGCAGGCTGCCGGACGAGCCGCGGGTGCTGCGATGACGTCGCTTCGCGCGGACGGTCCGCTCCTTGCGGTCGTCGCCGGCCTGGCTTTGGGGATCGGCCTGGCGTTGATCGTGTACGCCGCGCCGATCGGACGTCGTCCGGCGCTCACCGACAGGCTCGCGCCGTACTTGCGCGATCAGCCGCGTGCGTCCCGGCTGCTCGATGCGGCCGGAGCCGCACCTGCGCCGTTCGGCGTGTTCACGCCGGTGCTGAACGATATCGGCGCCCGGCTCGGCAGGCTCTATCACGGCACGGCAAGCATTCGGCGGCGCCTCGACCGGCTTGGCAGCGACCTGTCTGTCGAGCATTTCCGCGCCGAGCAAGTGATCTATGCGGCGCTCGGGCTGGTCGCCGGGCTTGCCGCCGGTTTGCTGCTAGCCGCCGCGCGAGGAGTCGGGGCGCCGGTTGTGGCGCTGCTGATGGCCCTCGGCGCGGCAGGCGGTGCGTTGCTGCGCGATCACCGGCTCAGCCGGGCCGTTGCGCGCCGCGAGGAAGCCATGACCGCCGAGTTCCCGACAGTTGCCGAACTGCTGGCGCTTGCGGTCGCGGCAGGCGAAGGCCCGGCCGCAGCGATCGACCGCATCACCCGGTCCTGCGGCGGCGAGCTCTCGCGCGAGTTGGCACGCGCTTTGGCAGACACCTCGAACGGCGTCTCACTCATCGCCGCGCTGGACGCCGTCGCTGCCCGAACCGGGCTCAGCAGCGTTGCCCGGTTCGTCGAA
It encodes the following:
- a CDS encoding type II secretion system F family protein encodes the protein MDLSVRALLVGLLGGLGLFSIWWSTWTPRPAKPPEAGQPPWTTRVEDTLRQAGVPRMHASGLIGTCGASGFVAAAGVFLATGSATLACCFGLIASAAPAYFVRARARSRRIAVRELWPEAIDHLAGAVRAGLSLPEALTALAERGPAEMRADFAVFAAEYRATGRFVVALDVLKRHLADPTADRVVEALRLTREVGGTDLGSMLRTLSAFLREDARTRAELEARQSWTVNGAKLAVAAPWIVLAMLCTRPEAVAAYSSRGGALLLGTGLGVSFVAYRVMRRIGRLPDEPRVLR
- a CDS encoding type II secretion system F family protein, with amino-acid sequence MTSLRADGPLLAVVAGLALGIGLALIVYAAPIGRRPALTDRLAPYLRDQPRASRLLDAAGAAPAPFGVFTPVLNDIGARLGRLYHGTASIRRRLDRLGSDLSVEHFRAEQVIYAALGLVAGLAAGLLLAAARGVGAPVVALLMALGAAGGALLRDHRLSRAVARREEAMTAEFPTVAELLALAVAAGEGPAAAIDRITRSCGGELSRELARALADTSNGVSLIAALDAVAARTGLSSVARFVEGVTIALERGTPLAGVLRAQAADVRETARRDLMEASGRKEVGMLVPVVVFVLPITVVFAIFPSLAVLDMSFG